A single window of Psychromonas ingrahamii 37 DNA harbors:
- the queG gene encoding tRNA epoxyqueuosine(34) reductase QueG: MINQKNLIDPTETLDLLSLSQNIKLWGKELGFQKVGISDIDLKDQESKLQSWLDNNYHGEMEYMSKHGMKRARPDELLPGTLRVISVRMDYLPDNAQFASTLKNKDNAYISRYALGRDYHKVLRKRLKKLGQKIELEVGQLGYRPFVDSAPILERPLAAKAGLGWVGKHSLLLDAKAGSWFFIGELLVDLPLPVDQPVENKCGKCVACLTICPTQAIVAPYVVDGRRCISYLTIELQGPIPVEFRKAIGNRIYGCDDCQLICPWNRFADTTEESDYQVRQQLENKSLLELFNWTEDEFLTYSEGSPIRRIGYQRWLRNISVALGNAPASEAIVDTLKNKLALNLSEMLNEHLQWALDQHQGQIPVFNERLKKRLINSVEKGLPRDA, from the coding sequence ATGATAAATCAAAAAAATTTAATTGACCCCACTGAAACACTCGATTTATTAAGTTTATCTCAAAATATCAAATTATGGGGTAAAGAGCTCGGTTTTCAGAAGGTAGGTATCTCAGATATTGATCTAAAAGACCAGGAAAGTAAATTACAGTCGTGGTTGGATAACAATTACCACGGCGAAATGGAGTATATGAGCAAGCATGGTATGAAACGTGCCCGCCCTGATGAACTGCTCCCCGGCACGTTAAGGGTAATTTCCGTGCGCATGGATTATTTACCGGATAATGCCCAATTTGCCAGTACATTAAAAAACAAAGATAACGCTTATATCAGTCGTTATGCACTTGGCCGGGATTACCACAAAGTGCTGCGCAAAAGACTTAAAAAGCTGGGGCAAAAAATTGAATTAGAAGTCGGGCAATTGGGTTACCGTCCTTTTGTTGACAGCGCGCCAATATTGGAACGTCCCCTTGCTGCAAAAGCAGGATTAGGCTGGGTTGGCAAACACTCACTTTTGCTTGATGCCAAGGCTGGCTCCTGGTTTTTTATCGGCGAACTGCTGGTCGATTTACCTTTACCCGTTGATCAACCCGTCGAAAATAAATGTGGAAAATGTGTTGCCTGTTTGACTATCTGCCCGACACAGGCGATCGTTGCACCCTATGTGGTTGATGGACGCCGCTGTATCTCCTACTTGACCATCGAACTGCAGGGGCCCATTCCGGTTGAATTTCGCAAAGCCATTGGTAACCGTATCTACGGTTGTGATGATTGCCAACTGATTTGTCCCTGGAACCGTTTTGCCGATACCACCGAGGAAAGTGATTATCAGGTTCGTCAGCAGCTGGAAAACAAATCCTTATTAGAATTATTTAATTGGACTGAAGATGAGTTTCTAACCTATAGCGAAGGCTCCCCCATTCGCCGTATTGGTTATCAGCGCTGGCTGCGTAATATAAGCGTGGCATTAGGTAATGCGCCAGCCAGTGAGGCAATAGTTGATACGTTAAAAAACAAACTCGCTTTAAATCTCTCTGAGATGTTAAATGAGCATCTGCAATGGGCACTTGACCAACACCAGGGTCAAATCCCGGTATTTAATGAGCGCCTTAAAAAACGTTTAATTAATAGCGTTGAAAAAGGTCTGCCCAGAGATGCATAA
- a CDS encoding antibiotic biosynthesis monooxygenase family protein — protein sequence MIYVLFRWDLKAGTEQSFKEGWTEIIHRNIEKHGALGSRLHKTKDNQWISYSKWLSEVHFKRAQTIHDQHEEARIKMVSAITKTYPPIVMVPVLDNAVVIDPAQPQSHL from the coding sequence ATGATCTATGTACTTTTTCGCTGGGACCTTAAAGCTGGGACCGAGCAATCTTTTAAAGAGGGCTGGACAGAAATAATTCATCGCAATATCGAAAAACACGGTGCCCTTGGATCGCGTTTGCATAAAACCAAAGACAATCAGTGGATATCTTATAGCAAGTGGCTCAGCGAAGTACATTTTAAGCGCGCACAAACGATACATGATCAGCACGAAGAGGCACGTATTAAAATGGTCAGTGCAATCACCAAAACCTATCCACCGATAGTGATGGTGCCGGTTTTAGATAATGCAGTCGTTATAGATCCCGCGCAGCCGCAGTCGCATTTATAA
- a CDS encoding DUF2750 domain-containing protein has product MSNVLDIQQIQKIQQYDAQQRYDYLLKEVINNGQIWLLVDEHGCVMLNTEEEDCVPVWPNKEFAESWATEEWSHCKPESISLAKWHSRWTHGLEGDELAIVVFPNQNNEGLIFFPDEFDYELQQQAKKTRAKKRH; this is encoded by the coding sequence ATGAGTAACGTGTTAGATATACAGCAGATTCAAAAAATTCAACAATATGATGCGCAGCAGCGTTACGACTATTTACTTAAAGAAGTCATTAATAATGGGCAAATTTGGTTACTGGTTGATGAGCATGGTTGCGTAATGCTAAATACCGAAGAAGAAGACTGTGTGCCGGTTTGGCCGAATAAAGAATTTGCCGAATCCTGGGCGACTGAAGAATGGTCACACTGCAAACCAGAATCTATTTCTCTGGCAAAATGGCATAGTCGTTGGACACATGGTCTGGAGGGAGATGAACTCGCCATTGTGGTTTTTCCAAATCAGAATAATGAAGGATTGATTTTCTTCCCCGACGAGTTTGATTATGAACTGCAGCAGCAGGCGAAAAAAACACGCGCTAAAAAACGTCATTAA